A single genomic interval of Lathyrus oleraceus cultivar Zhongwan6 chromosome 7, CAAS_Psat_ZW6_1.0, whole genome shotgun sequence harbors:
- the LOC127101826 gene encoding transcription factor MYB74, with protein sequence MGRIPCCDKNGLKRGPWTQEEDQKLIDYIHKHGYGNWRLLPKNAGLQRCGKSCRLRWTNYLRPDIKRGRFSFEEEETIIQLHSILGNKWSAIASRLPGRTDNEIKNYWNTHIRKRLLRMGIDPVTHNPRLDLLDLSSILNSSFYASASLMNPEILKLAASLFSSQNGQENHHQIDQNQQIISHLVQTQIQDSIHQEAYNKLLNPNPPCDSSMLFNQSHLVESNENLYSSPVLPEFGFQQQHEHAQLSDLHCNGIASSTITDDFVHQIPSYGNDLIMEPHISETSTFHSNNINESFNFASVLSTPSSSPVRLNSNSTYINGTSIEDETESYVSNNMFEFQISNILGVNEFM encoded by the exons ATGGGAAGAATACCTTGTTGTGATAAGAATGGTCTCAAGAGAGGACCATGGACACAAGAGGAAGACCAAAAACTCATTGATTACATCCACAAACATGGCTATGGAAACTGGAGATTACTCCCAAAGAATGCTG GGTTACAAAGATGTGGAAAGAGTTGTCGTCTTCGTTGGACAAACTATCTACGACCGGATATAAAGCGAGGTCGATTCTCTTTTGAAGAAGAAGAAACCATAATTCAACTACATAGCATCCTCGGCAACAA ATGGTCTGCAATTGCTTCTAGGCTACCGGGAAGAACAGACAATGAAATCAAGAATTATTGGAACACTCACATTAGAAAAAGACTCTTGAGGATGGGAATTGATCCAGTGACACATAATCCAAGACTTGATCTTTTGGACCTTTCTTCTATCCTAAACTCATCTTTTTATGCTTCTGCTTCACTGATGAACCCTGAGATTCTAAAGTTGGCTGCATCACTCTTCTCCTCTCAAAATGGACAAGAGAATCATCATCAAATTGATCAGAATCAACAAATTATCTCACACTTGGTTCAAACTCAAATTCAGGACTCCATTCATCAAGAAGCTTACAACAAATTGTTGAATCCAAATCCACCTTGTGATAGTTCAATGCTTTTCAATCAATCACACTTGGTTGAATCCAATGAGAATCTATATTCGTCACCAGTTTTACCTGAGTTTGGCTTCCAACAACAACATGAACATGCTCAATTAAGTGATTTGCATTGCAATGGAATTGCTTCAAGTACTATAACAGATGATTTTGTTCATCAAATACCAAGCTATGGAAATGATCTAATTATGGAACCTCACATATCAGAAACCTCAACATTTCATTCCAATAACATCAACGAAAGCTTCAACTTCGCTTCGGTTCTATCTACGCCTTCGTCAAGTCCGGTACGGTTGAATTCGAATTCGACGTATATCAATGGAACCAGCATTGAAGATGAGACAGAAAGCTATGTTAGCAACAACATGtttgaatttcaaatttcaaACATCTTAGGTGTGAATGAGTTCATGTAA